In Acidobacteriota bacterium, the following proteins share a genomic window:
- a CDS encoding DegT/DnrJ/EryC1/StrS family aminotransferase yields the protein MSLRVPFLSLGPGPDARDVREAIDRVLARGWFVLGPELEAFEQEFAAVSGARHAVGVGNGTDALALLLRALGIGPGQEVITAPLSAAFSALAVMMAGATPVFADIDAERLTLDPSAVDAAITPRTAAIMPVHLYGQPADMTRLTAIAARHHLAIVEDACQAHLATSGGRPVGSFGAGGAFSFYPTKNLAAIGDGGAIVTDDATVAERLRRLRNGGQAERYRHVEFGVNSRLDELQAAVLRARLPDLPRRTARRRALAARYRRALAGSAVRVPPECDAGHVYHLFPVLTADRDGLMAHLAERGIGTLVHYPHALPDQPAFEPCRPSACPVAARVATEVCSLPLHPQLSDDDADAVARAVTEWRPQARRAPLP from the coding sequence ATGAGCCTTCGGGTGCCATTCCTGTCGCTCGGTCCGGGCCCCGACGCCCGCGACGTGCGCGAGGCGATCGATCGCGTGCTGGCGCGCGGGTGGTTCGTGCTCGGGCCGGAGCTCGAGGCCTTCGAGCAGGAGTTCGCGGCCGTCTCGGGCGCGCGGCATGCCGTGGGCGTCGGCAACGGCACCGACGCGCTGGCGTTGCTGCTGCGGGCACTCGGCATCGGACCGGGGCAGGAGGTGATCACGGCGCCGCTGTCGGCGGCGTTCAGCGCGCTCGCCGTGATGATGGCCGGCGCGACGCCGGTGTTCGCCGATATCGACGCCGAGCGGCTCACGCTCGATCCGTCGGCGGTCGACGCGGCCATCACGCCCCGGACCGCCGCGATCATGCCCGTGCACCTGTACGGACAGCCGGCCGACATGACGCGCCTGACGGCGATCGCCGCCCGACATCACCTCGCGATCGTCGAAGACGCCTGTCAGGCGCACCTCGCCACGTCCGGCGGCCGGCCCGTCGGCAGCTTCGGCGCCGGCGGCGCGTTCAGCTTCTACCCGACGAAGAACCTGGCGGCGATTGGCGACGGCGGCGCGATCGTCACCGACGACGCGACCGTGGCCGAGCGGCTGCGGCGCCTGCGCAATGGCGGCCAGGCGGAGCGCTACCGTCACGTGGAATTCGGCGTCAACAGCCGTCTCGACGAACTGCAGGCCGCCGTGCTCCGCGCGCGGCTGCCCGATCTCCCACGCCGCACGGCCCGCCGCCGCGCGCTCGCGGCCCGGTATCGGCGCGCGCTGGCCGGCTCGGCCGTGCGCGTGCCGCCGGAGTGCGATGCCGGCCACGTCTATCACCTGTTTCCCGTCCTCACCGCGGATCGCGACGGGCTGATGGCGCACCTCGCCGAACGCGGCATCGGCACGCTCGTCCATTACCCGCACGCGCTTCCGGATCAGCCGGCGTTCGAGCCCTGCCGGCCGAGCGCGTGTCCCGTGGCGGCGCGCGTCGCCACCGAGGTCTGCTCGCTGCCGCTGCACCCGCAACTGTCCGACGACGATGCCGACGCCGTGGCGCGCGCGGTCACCGAGTGGCGGCCGCAGGCGCGGCGCGCACCCCTACCGTGA
- a CDS encoding radical SAM protein, producing MSALSKSVRRGAERLLSANAKPVRRLLLATGRDRAPRLPDIVQIESTNLCNAKCVFCPRDEMERRQGVMKMDLFEKVVDECAALGITHVRVHNYGEPFLDKQLVAKVRYAKDRGIPEVGMISNGSLITEDIARAMIDAGLDAINISVDAAGKETFERTRVHLKYDAVIGNIQTLARLRTELGKTRPRLILSFVRQGNSADESAFIQEWSRIADKIHITDLHNWAGTLHTRSDVRFPCYRLWQTFTVLWDGRVSLCCADFDGRHVLGDLRTQSIADVWNSPVYREVRRQHLESGGPEICRSCDLPKKDSPLWITRLV from the coding sequence GTGTCCGCCTTGTCGAAGTCCGTGCGGCGCGGGGCGGAGCGGCTCCTGAGCGCGAACGCCAAGCCCGTCCGCCGGCTGCTGCTCGCGACCGGCCGCGACCGCGCGCCCCGGCTGCCGGACATCGTCCAGATCGAGAGCACGAACCTCTGCAACGCCAAGTGCGTCTTCTGCCCGCGCGACGAGATGGAGCGGCGGCAGGGCGTCATGAAGATGGACCTCTTCGAGAAGGTCGTCGACGAGTGCGCCGCTCTGGGCATCACGCACGTGCGCGTCCACAACTACGGCGAGCCGTTCCTCGACAAACAGCTCGTCGCGAAGGTGCGGTACGCGAAGGACCGCGGGATCCCGGAAGTCGGGATGATCAGCAACGGATCGCTCATCACCGAGGACATCGCGCGCGCGATGATCGACGCGGGCCTCGACGCGATCAACATCAGCGTGGACGCGGCGGGCAAGGAGACGTTCGAGCGCACACGGGTCCACCTCAAGTACGACGCGGTGATCGGCAACATCCAGACGCTGGCGCGGCTGCGGACCGAGCTCGGCAAGACGCGGCCCCGGCTGATCCTCTCGTTCGTCCGGCAGGGGAACTCGGCCGACGAATCGGCGTTCATCCAGGAGTGGAGCCGGATCGCCGACAAGATCCACATCACCGACCTGCACAACTGGGCCGGCACGCTGCACACGCGCTCGGACGTGCGGTTCCCCTGCTACCGCCTCTGGCAGACGTTCACCGTCCTCTGGGACGGGCGCGTCTCGCTCTGCTGCGCCGACTTCGACGGCCGGCACGTGCTCGGGGACCTGCGCACGCAGTCGATCGCGGACGTCTGGAATTCGCCCGTGTATCGCGAGGTCAGGCGGCAGCATCTCGAAAGCGGCGGCCCCGAGATCTGCCGCTCGTGCGATCTGCCGAAGAAGGACTCGCCGCTCTGGATCACGCGGCTCGTCTGA
- a CDS encoding glycosyltransferase family 9 protein: MTSPLQIYDPRERWIVRAADVCLAPLSWMPRRAGRAIRRVLLMRLERIGDLLMAGDAIAHAQAAWAPAEIDLAVGSWNAAIAARIPGIARVVVADVPWLARDGRGDGWPALVRKARAWGDYDLVVNFEPDIRSNILAWMTGAPVRVGYDSGGGGALLTDAAPYDAAAHVATNAGRLIARAARAANIAAPLRSASLRLGVPEEAARNVRERLAAARGPLVGVHASGGRESKQWHLDRFAATARAISRQRGATIVLTGTAADRPLVDAVIRQLGDVPAIDLCGCLDLLELMALVRALDVLVTGDTGPMHLAAAVGTPVVALFGPSNPARYGPIGSGHRIVRVDLPCSPCGRVRRPPERCRGHVPDCMDAISIDSVVDAALAILDERSPRAVNAAP, translated from the coding sequence ATGACCTCGCCCCTTCAGATCTACGACCCGCGCGAGCGTTGGATCGTTCGCGCCGCCGACGTGTGCCTGGCGCCGTTGTCCTGGATGCCGCGCCGCGCCGGCCGCGCCATTCGCCGCGTGCTGCTCATGCGGCTCGAGCGGATCGGCGATCTGCTGATGGCCGGTGACGCGATCGCGCACGCGCAGGCGGCGTGGGCGCCGGCCGAGATCGACCTTGCGGTGGGCAGTTGGAACGCCGCGATCGCCGCGCGCATTCCAGGCATCGCGCGCGTCGTCGTCGCCGACGTGCCCTGGCTGGCGCGAGACGGCCGCGGCGACGGCTGGCCGGCCCTGGTCCGGAAAGCGCGGGCCTGGGGTGACTACGACCTCGTCGTGAACTTCGAGCCCGATATCCGCAGCAACATCCTGGCCTGGATGACGGGCGCGCCCGTGCGCGTCGGATACGACAGCGGCGGCGGCGGAGCGCTCCTGACCGATGCGGCGCCGTACGACGCCGCGGCTCACGTCGCCACGAACGCCGGGCGGCTCATCGCACGAGCGGCCAGGGCGGCGAACATCGCGGCGCCGCTCCGATCGGCGTCGCTTCGGCTCGGCGTGCCGGAGGAGGCGGCGCGCAACGTGCGTGAGCGGCTGGCGGCGGCGCGCGGGCCGCTCGTCGGCGTGCACGCCAGCGGCGGCCGCGAATCGAAGCAGTGGCACCTCGATCGATTCGCCGCAACGGCGCGCGCGATCTCGCGGCAGCGCGGCGCGACCATCGTGCTCACCGGCACGGCCGCCGACCGGCCGCTCGTCGACGCGGTCATCCGCCAGCTCGGCGACGTGCCGGCGATCGATCTGTGCGGATGTCTCGACCTGCTGGAGTTGATGGCGCTCGTCCGCGCGCTCGACGTGCTCGTCACCGGCGACACCGGGCCGATGCACCTCGCGGCCGCCGTTGGCACGCCCGTCGTCGCGCTCTTCGGGCCGTCGAACCCGGCCCGGTATGGGCCGATCGGCTCGGGGCATCGCATCGTGCGCGTGGATCTGCCGTGCAGTCCGTGCGGCCGCGTGCGGCGGCCGCCCGAGCGCTGCCGCGGCCACGTGCCGGACTGCATGGACGCGATCTCGATCGACAGCGTGGTCGACGCCGCGCTGGCGATCCTCGACGAGCGCTCCCCGCGCGCGGTCAACGCCGCCCCGTAG
- a CDS encoding NAD-dependent epimerase/dehydratase family protein codes for MSEDYREFYRGRRVLITGGLGFIGSNLARSLVALGADVLVVDSLLPDYGGNLFNLTGVDDRLRVNIADIRQGTTMNYLVRGRDVIFNLAGQVSHIDSMRDPHTDLDINCRSQLTLLEACRQHNPETKVVFAGTRQIYGKPARLPVDETHLVRPTDVNGINKAAGENYHIVYNDVFGVRACSLRLTNVYGPRQLIRHNRQGFIGWFIRLAIEDREIQVYGDGSQVRDFVYVDDVCDAFLRAGHCDDCNGDVFNVGGLQPIAHRDLVRLLIDRAGTGRVRFVPWPEDKRRIDIGSFYSDSSKFSTATGWSPAVDLSTGFDRTLAFYRAHFDQYVSSDDQSAA; via the coding sequence ATGAGTGAGGACTACCGCGAGTTCTATCGCGGACGGCGCGTGCTGATCACGGGGGGCCTGGGATTCATCGGGTCGAATCTGGCGCGCAGTCTCGTCGCGCTCGGTGCCGACGTGCTCGTCGTCGATTCGCTCCTGCCAGACTACGGCGGGAACCTCTTCAATCTCACCGGCGTCGACGATCGGCTGCGGGTCAACATCGCCGACATCCGACAGGGCACGACGATGAACTATCTCGTGCGCGGCCGCGACGTGATCTTCAATCTCGCCGGCCAGGTCAGCCACATCGACAGCATGCGGGATCCGCACACGGACCTGGACATCAACTGCCGCAGCCAGCTCACGCTGCTCGAGGCGTGCCGGCAGCACAATCCGGAGACGAAGGTCGTGTTCGCCGGCACGCGGCAGATCTACGGCAAGCCGGCCCGCCTGCCGGTGGACGAGACGCATCTCGTTCGACCGACCGACGTGAACGGGATCAACAAGGCCGCGGGCGAGAACTACCACATCGTCTACAACGACGTCTTCGGCGTCCGCGCCTGCTCGCTGCGGCTGACCAACGTCTACGGCCCGCGGCAGCTCATCCGGCACAATCGCCAGGGCTTCATCGGGTGGTTCATCCGCCTGGCGATCGAGGACCGGGAGATTCAGGTGTACGGCGACGGCTCCCAGGTGCGCGACTTCGTGTACGTCGACGACGTCTGCGACGCGTTCCTGCGGGCCGGGCACTGCGACGACTGCAACGGCGACGTGTTCAACGTCGGCGGGCTGCAGCCGATTGCGCACCGCGATCTCGTGCGTCTGCTGATCGATCGCGCGGGCACCGGGCGCGTGCGCTTCGTCCCCTGGCCGGAAGACAAGCGGCGCATCGACATCGGCTCGTTCTATTCGGACTCGTCGAAGTTCTCGACGGCGACGGGCTGGTCGCCCGCGGTGGATCTGTCGACGGGCTTCGATCGCACGCTCGCTTTCTACCGCGCGCATTTCGATCAGTACGTCTCCTCGGACGACCAGTCCGCCGCATGA
- a CDS encoding GDP-mannose 4,6-dehydratase, giving the protein MNALLTGGAGFIGSYLADVLLAQGHHVAVIDDLSTGSMANIAHLKGRAGFTYVIDSIMNEPLTAELIDAADVVFHLAAAVGVKLIVDAPVRTIETNVHGTEVVLKHASKKGKLVVVFSTSEVYGKSTAVPFHEDADLVMGPTPKHRWAYACSKAIDEFLALAYYRERKLPVIVVRLFNTVGPRQTGRYGMVIPTFVRQALGGAPITVYGDGRQTRSFAYVGDVVDGIVRLAMAPRAVGQVFNVGNTEEVSILDLARRVKAMTRSASEIVFVPYDEAYDAGFEDMPRRVPDLGRIQALVGYRPATDLETILARVIEHAHATLEPAHRG; this is encoded by the coding sequence ATGAACGCACTGCTCACCGGCGGCGCCGGCTTCATCGGCTCCTATCTGGCCGACGTCCTGCTCGCGCAGGGCCACCACGTCGCCGTGATCGACGACCTGTCCACCGGCTCGATGGCCAACATCGCCCATCTGAAGGGGCGCGCGGGGTTCACCTACGTCATCGACTCGATCATGAACGAGCCGCTGACCGCCGAGCTCATCGACGCAGCGGACGTCGTCTTCCACCTCGCGGCGGCCGTCGGCGTGAAGCTGATCGTCGACGCGCCCGTCCGCACGATCGAGACGAACGTGCACGGCACCGAGGTCGTGCTGAAGCACGCGAGCAAGAAAGGCAAGCTCGTCGTCGTCTTCTCCACGTCCGAGGTGTACGGCAAGAGCACGGCGGTGCCGTTTCACGAGGACGCCGATCTCGTCATGGGGCCGACGCCGAAGCACCGCTGGGCCTATGCCTGCAGCAAGGCGATCGACGAGTTCCTCGCGCTCGCGTACTACCGGGAGCGGAAGCTGCCGGTGATCGTGGTTCGGCTGTTCAACACGGTCGGCCCGCGGCAGACGGGCCGCTACGGGATGGTCATCCCGACGTTCGTGCGGCAGGCGCTCGGCGGCGCGCCGATCACCGTTTACGGCGACGGCCGGCAGACGCGATCCTTCGCCTACGTCGGCGACGTCGTGGACGGCATCGTCCGTCTGGCGATGGCGCCGCGCGCGGTGGGCCAGGTGTTCAACGTGGGCAACACGGAGGAGGTCTCGATCCTCGACCTGGCCCGGCGCGTGAAGGCGATGACGCGGAGCGCGTCCGAGATCGTGTTCGTGCCGTACGACGAGGCCTACGACGCGGGCTTCGAGGACATGCCCCGCCGCGTGCCCGATCTCGGCCGGATCCAGGCGCTCGTCGGGTACCGGCCGGCCACCGACCTCGAGACCATTCTCGCGCGCGTGATCGAGCACGCGCACGCGACGCTCGAGCCGGCCCATCGGGGATAA